From a region of the Agromyces ramosus genome:
- a CDS encoding alpha/beta fold hydrolase: MTLAHDLDGDGPAVVLLHSSVCDRRMWQRQSALLVEAGYRVLRPDFQGFGESPAPSAAYEEVADVRELLDSLGIDRAVVVGSSMGGRVAQEFASRWPSRVAGLLLVCAATRLLAPTPDVRAFGAEEDALLEAGDVDGAVALNVRTWVGPAATAETREFVAAMQRRAFEVQLAAGDVAAEREDFDLADVTAPTLVVSGAHDLDYFHRIAALLADRIPGAESRELDWAGHLPNLEDPQRFDPLLLEFVRGVHG, from the coding sequence ATGACTCTCGCGCATGACCTCGACGGTGACGGCCCCGCCGTCGTCCTGCTCCATTCCTCAGTCTGCGATCGGCGCATGTGGCAGCGGCAGTCGGCGCTCCTCGTCGAAGCCGGCTACCGCGTGCTCCGCCCCGACTTCCAGGGCTTCGGCGAGAGCCCCGCGCCGTCGGCGGCCTATGAGGAGGTCGCCGACGTGCGCGAGCTGCTCGACTCGCTCGGGATCGATCGCGCGGTGGTCGTCGGATCGTCGATGGGCGGTCGTGTCGCGCAGGAGTTCGCGTCGCGCTGGCCGTCGCGCGTCGCCGGGCTGCTCCTGGTGTGCGCGGCGACGCGCCTGCTCGCGCCGACCCCCGACGTGCGCGCGTTCGGTGCCGAGGAGGACGCGCTGCTCGAAGCGGGCGACGTCGACGGCGCGGTCGCGCTGAACGTACGCACCTGGGTCGGGCCAGCGGCCACGGCCGAGACCCGCGAGTTCGTCGCGGCCATGCAGCGCCGGGCCTTCGAGGTGCAGCTCGCGGCTGGCGACGTCGCCGCCGAGCGCGAGGACTTCGACCTCGCCGACGTGACTGCCCCGACCCTCGTGGTCTCCGGCGCCCACGACCTCGACTACTTCCACCGGATCGCCGCCCTGCTGGCAGACCGCATCCCGGGCGCCGAGTCGCGTGAGCTCGACTGGGCCGGCCACCTGCCGAACCTCGAAGACCCCCAGCGGTTCGACCCGCTGTTGCTCGAGTTCGTGCGCGGCGTTCACGGCTGA
- a CDS encoding extracellular solute-binding protein, with amino-acid sequence MMNRRSITRLVTLGAVAALAVSTLAGCGAGGGDSADGSVNLTFWHNSTTGDGKAYWQQTADDFEAEHPGVTIEIQAIQNEDMDGKLQTALNSGDAPDIFMARGGGKLAAVVEAGQVQDLTDALSDDTKAALGEASLAALSVDDKVYGVPSSVLPGGIYYSKDLFAQAGITETPTTFDELSDGVDKLKAAGIAPIALGAKDAWPAAHWYYFFVLRECSQDVVAALATDPSFSDECFLRAGEDLADFAATEPYNNGFLTTTAQQGAGSSAGLVANHKAAMELMGAWDPGVIASLTPDEQPLADLGWFPFPAVDGGDGDAGAMMGGVDGYSCHVDAPKECAEFLEFASQKQQQEAYAQAFVTLPANKDAQGVVTDPALQEVLASYNDAPYVSVWLDTLLGQNVGNALNVGVVDLLAGKGDAQGIVDAVEDAIKKG; translated from the coding sequence ATGATGAACAGACGCAGCATCACGCGGCTCGTCACGCTGGGAGCCGTGGCCGCACTGGCCGTCAGCACCCTCGCCGGGTGCGGTGCCGGGGGCGGTGACTCGGCTGACGGCTCGGTCAACCTGACCTTCTGGCACAACTCCACCACCGGCGACGGCAAGGCCTACTGGCAGCAGACGGCCGACGACTTCGAGGCGGAGCACCCCGGCGTGACCATCGAGATCCAGGCCATCCAGAACGAGGACATGGACGGCAAGCTCCAGACCGCCCTGAACTCCGGCGACGCGCCCGACATCTTCATGGCCCGCGGCGGCGGCAAGCTCGCGGCTGTGGTCGAGGCCGGTCAGGTGCAAGACCTCACCGATGCCCTCTCCGACGACACCAAGGCCGCGCTCGGCGAGGCATCACTTGCCGCGCTCTCCGTCGACGACAAGGTCTACGGCGTGCCGTCCTCCGTGCTGCCGGGCGGCATCTACTACAGCAAGGACCTCTTCGCCCAGGCAGGCATCACCGAGACGCCGACGACGTTCGACGAGTTGAGCGACGGTGTCGACAAGCTCAAGGCTGCGGGCATCGCCCCGATTGCGCTCGGTGCCAAAGACGCCTGGCCGGCAGCGCACTGGTACTACTTCTTCGTGTTGCGGGAGTGCTCGCAAGACGTCGTGGCCGCGCTCGCGACCGACCCGAGCTTCTCCGACGAGTGCTTCCTGCGCGCCGGCGAGGACCTCGCGGACTTCGCCGCCACCGAGCCGTACAACAACGGCTTCCTCACCACCACCGCTCAGCAGGGAGCCGGCTCTTCCGCGGGCCTGGTCGCCAACCACAAGGCCGCCATGGAGCTCATGGGCGCGTGGGACCCCGGAGTGATCGCCTCGCTCACGCCCGACGAGCAGCCGCTGGCCGACCTCGGCTGGTTCCCCTTCCCCGCCGTCGACGGCGGTGACGGTGACGCCGGCGCGATGATGGGCGGCGTCGACGGGTACAGCTGCCACGTCGATGCACCGAAGGAATGCGCCGAGTTCCTCGAGTTCGCCTCGCAGAAGCAGCAGCAGGAGGCCTACGCCCAGGCGTTCGTCACGCTTCCCGCCAACAAGGATGCCCAAGGCGTCGTCACCGACCCCGCACTGCAGGAAGTGCTCGCCTCGTACAACGACGCGCCGTACGTCTCGGTGTGGCTCGACACGCTGCTCGGCCAGAACGTCGGCAATGCGCTCAACGTCGGCGTCGTCGACCTGCTCGCGGGCAAGGGCGACGCGCAGGGCATCGTCGACGCCGTCGAAGACGCCATCAAGAAGGGCTGA
- a CDS encoding glycoside hydrolase family 65 protein, producing the protein MRFADHDPLNRSRFPIDEWALVENEFGVDDMGRTETLFAVGNGYLGLRGNVEEGRDGHMHGTFVNGFHETWPIRHAEEAFGFARVGQTIVNAPDAKIIRLYVDDEPLVLTEAELLSYERRLDFRLGALSRSIVWRTPSGKRVLITSRRMVSFTDRHLAVIDYEVEMLDSDAAVTISSQILNRQDGRDEYRAGVLEAPGAFDPRKAEQFNERVLQPRVKRRNDSRYLLGYQTTNSGMAIAIAAQHMITTDNEFTESGSVEDDLAKHAYRVHAKQGQPIRLTKMVSYHTARKVPARELADRSDRTLDRAVEVGVGELFAQQRAWLDDFWTRSDVEVSGQAAIQQATRWNLFQLAQATARTDGGGVAAKGVSGSGYGGHYFWDSEVYVLPHLSYTAPIVARNVLRFRQRMLGAARARALELNQHGALFPWRTINGQESSAYYAAGTAQYHIDADISYALCQYVAATGDEDFLGRGAIDILVETARMWEDLGFWRSNADDVFHIHGVTGPDEYTTVVNDNLYTNVMARANLAAAASAVDNLQVLDPIGYHRLVERLGVTPAEVASWRRAAAHMHIPFDEQLGIHPQDSAFLQKELWDLENTPEDRRPLLLHYHPLVIYRFQVLKQADVVLALYLQGDRFTTEEKRANFEYYDPLTTGDSTLSAVVQSIVAAEVGYHELAMRYFRSALFVDLADLHHNAADGVHVASTGGVWSSLVSGFGGFRDHNGVFSFDPRLPDGWDRLTFRITLRGTRLRVVVDAVSITFTVEAGAEARVRVRGVEVVVTSASPVSVPLDGQGPRLYGSPTMRDVTGSRRADGTLLTASIPTLSLDVDEADSAIPID; encoded by the coding sequence ATGAGGTTCGCCGACCACGACCCGCTGAACCGCAGCCGATTCCCCATCGACGAGTGGGCGCTCGTCGAGAACGAGTTCGGCGTCGACGACATGGGCCGGACCGAGACGCTCTTCGCCGTCGGCAACGGGTATCTCGGCCTCCGTGGCAACGTCGAAGAGGGTCGCGACGGCCATATGCACGGCACGTTCGTGAACGGCTTCCACGAGACCTGGCCGATCCGGCACGCTGAAGAGGCGTTCGGGTTCGCGCGCGTCGGGCAGACGATCGTCAACGCGCCTGACGCCAAGATCATCCGCCTGTACGTCGACGACGAGCCGCTCGTGCTCACCGAGGCCGAACTCCTCTCCTATGAGCGCCGGCTCGACTTCCGCCTCGGAGCCCTCAGCCGCTCGATCGTGTGGCGCACCCCTTCGGGCAAGCGCGTGCTCATCACGAGCCGCCGCATGGTGAGCTTCACCGACCGGCACCTCGCGGTCATCGACTACGAGGTCGAGATGCTCGACTCCGATGCCGCGGTGACCATCTCGAGCCAGATCCTGAACCGTCAAGACGGGCGCGACGAGTACCGCGCCGGCGTGCTCGAGGCCCCCGGAGCCTTCGACCCCCGCAAGGCGGAGCAGTTCAACGAACGGGTCCTCCAGCCCCGCGTGAAGCGGCGCAACGACAGCCGGTACCTGCTCGGCTACCAGACCACCAACTCGGGCATGGCCATCGCCATCGCGGCCCAGCACATGATCACCACCGACAACGAGTTCACCGAGTCGGGTTCCGTCGAAGACGACCTCGCGAAGCACGCCTACCGCGTGCACGCCAAGCAGGGCCAGCCCATCAGGCTCACGAAGATGGTCAGCTACCACACGGCCCGCAAGGTCCCGGCGCGGGAGCTGGCCGATCGCAGCGACCGCACCCTCGATCGCGCGGTGGAGGTGGGCGTGGGCGAGCTGTTCGCGCAGCAGCGCGCCTGGCTCGACGACTTCTGGACCCGCTCCGACGTCGAGGTCTCGGGGCAGGCGGCGATCCAGCAGGCCACCCGCTGGAACCTGTTCCAGCTCGCACAGGCCACCGCCCGCACCGACGGCGGCGGCGTCGCCGCGAAGGGCGTCTCCGGCTCGGGCTACGGCGGCCACTACTTCTGGGACAGCGAGGTCTACGTCCTTCCGCACCTCAGTTACACGGCGCCGATCGTCGCTCGCAACGTGCTGCGATTCAGGCAGCGGATGCTCGGCGCCGCCCGCGCCCGGGCGCTCGAACTCAACCAGCACGGGGCCCTGTTCCCGTGGCGCACCATCAACGGACAGGAGTCATCGGCGTACTACGCCGCGGGCACCGCGCAGTACCACATCGACGCCGACATCTCCTACGCGCTGTGCCAGTACGTGGCCGCCACGGGCGATGAGGACTTCCTGGGCCGCGGCGCGATCGACATCCTCGTCGAGACCGCACGCATGTGGGAGGACCTCGGGTTCTGGCGGTCGAACGCCGACGACGTGTTCCACATCCATGGTGTCACCGGCCCCGACGAGTACACGACGGTCGTGAACGACAACCTGTACACGAACGTGATGGCACGGGCGAACCTCGCGGCTGCGGCATCCGCCGTCGACAACCTGCAGGTGCTCGATCCGATCGGCTACCACCGGCTCGTCGAGCGCCTCGGCGTCACGCCCGCCGAGGTCGCGAGCTGGCGGCGCGCGGCCGCGCACATGCACATCCCGTTCGACGAGCAGCTCGGCATCCACCCCCAGGACTCGGCGTTCCTGCAGAAGGAGCTGTGGGACCTCGAGAACACGCCCGAAGACCGACGGCCGCTGCTGCTGCACTACCACCCGCTCGTGATCTACCGCTTCCAGGTGCTGAAGCAGGCCGACGTGGTGCTCGCGCTGTACCTGCAGGGCGACCGGTTCACCACCGAAGAGAAGCGGGCGAACTTCGAGTACTACGACCCGCTGACGACCGGCGACTCGACGCTCTCGGCGGTCGTGCAGTCGATCGTCGCGGCCGAGGTCGGCTATCACGAGCTCGCGATGCGGTACTTCCGCTCTGCCCTGTTCGTCGACCTCGCCGACCTGCACCACAATGCCGCCGACGGCGTGCACGTCGCGTCGACGGGCGGGGTGTGGAGCTCGCTGGTGTCGGGCTTCGGCGGCTTCCGCGACCACAACGGCGTCTTCAGCTTCGACCCGCGGCTGCCCGACGGCTGGGATCGCCTCACCTTCCGCATCACGCTGCGCGGCACGCGGCTGCGTGTCGTCGTCGACGCCGTGTCGATCACCTTCACGGTCGAGGCGGGTGCCGAAGCGAGGGTGCGGGTGCGGGGCGTCGAGGTCGTCGTGACGTCGGCATCCCCGGTGTCCGTTCCGCTCGACGGCCAGGGGCCGCGCCTCTACGGGTCGCCGACGATGCGCGACGTCACGGGATCGAGGCGAGCCGATGGCACGCTGCTCACCGCGTCGATCCCGACACTGTCGCTCGATGTCGACGAAGCCGATTCGGCGATCCCCATCGACTGA
- a CDS encoding PspA/IM30 family protein, with protein MSDNTSRIRTIFRSKTTKVLNKVEDPRETLDDSYEQQVKLLQQVRQAVAEVATAKKRIDLQGQEMGTRYQRLGDQAREALAQGREDLARAALERRALLENQVAKLQEQYTALQNQTAQLQERERRLAEQVAAFRVEKETIKATYTASEAQVRANEAVAGIGSNMNDVGTSLERARDRVAQMQARAAATDELLASGALKDLTAAPDADIERQLAALSAKADVDRQLASMKQGDTSTTVDRGPERRRGGPDEWLGIGQAPNTP; from the coding sequence ATGAGCGACAACACCTCGCGCATCCGAACCATCTTCCGGAGCAAGACCACCAAGGTCCTCAACAAGGTCGAAGACCCGAGAGAGACCCTCGACGACAGCTACGAGCAACAGGTGAAGCTCTTGCAGCAGGTGCGCCAGGCGGTCGCCGAGGTGGCGACGGCGAAGAAGCGCATCGACCTGCAGGGGCAGGAGATGGGCACCCGCTACCAGCGGCTGGGTGACCAGGCCCGTGAGGCATTGGCTCAAGGCCGCGAGGACCTCGCTCGCGCGGCACTCGAACGCCGCGCTCTGCTCGAGAACCAGGTCGCCAAGCTGCAGGAGCAGTACACCGCGCTGCAGAACCAGACGGCGCAACTGCAGGAACGCGAGCGTCGTCTCGCCGAGCAGGTCGCCGCATTCCGCGTCGAGAAGGAGACCATCAAGGCGACCTACACCGCCTCCGAAGCACAGGTGCGTGCGAACGAGGCAGTGGCGGGCATCGGCTCGAACATGAACGACGTCGGCACGAGCCTCGAGCGCGCGCGCGACCGGGTCGCCCAGATGCAGGCACGAGCCGCCGCCACCGACGAACTGCTCGCCAGCGGGGCTCTCAAAGACCTCACCGCGGCCCCGGATGCAGACATCGAGCGTCAGCTGGCTGCACTCTCGGCGAAAGCCGACGTCGATCGTCAACTGGCATCCATGAAGCAGGGCGACACCAGCACGACGGTCGATCGGGGACCCGAGCGCCGTCGCGGCGGTCCCGACGAGTGGCTGGGCATCGGGCAGGCTCCGAACACGCCGTGA
- a CDS encoding winged helix-turn-helix domain-containing protein, translated as MSEDETPEAQSDATLGGAALRALAHPLRIRILDELSAYGPLTATGLAARLGESSGVMSYHLRQLEKHELVREVTARGTARERWWERRPGGISTPDARVFAPGSAERLATQLITNEWVRGRQQNYHEFLVEGEAAFEPEWIDAAASHTSNLRLTPDELRALVTAVDAAIQPFIDRYKADPSPGSRPVQIHLNAFPLVRGDPTPAEGADDRDDRTEQEQ; from the coding sequence ATGAGCGAAGACGAGACTCCCGAGGCGCAATCCGATGCCACGCTCGGCGGGGCCGCGCTGCGTGCGCTCGCCCACCCGCTGCGCATCCGCATCCTCGATGAGCTCTCGGCCTACGGCCCGCTCACCGCCACCGGGCTCGCCGCGCGGCTGGGCGAGTCGAGCGGGGTCATGAGCTACCACCTCCGGCAGCTGGAGAAGCACGAGCTGGTGCGCGAGGTCACCGCCCGCGGCACCGCCCGGGAACGATGGTGGGAGCGGCGGCCTGGCGGAATTTCGACGCCCGACGCCCGCGTCTTCGCGCCGGGCAGCGCCGAGCGGCTCGCGACGCAACTCATCACGAACGAATGGGTGCGTGGGCGCCAGCAGAACTACCACGAGTTCCTCGTCGAAGGCGAAGCGGCGTTCGAGCCCGAGTGGATCGACGCGGCGGCGAGCCACACCTCGAATCTGCGGCTCACACCCGACGAACTCCGCGCGCTCGTCACCGCGGTCGACGCTGCGATCCAGCCGTTCATCGACCGCTACAAGGCGGACCCGTCGCCGGGATCCAGGCCGGTGCAGATCCACCTCAACGCCTTCCCGCTCGTCAGGGGCGACCCCACCCCGGCCGAAGGCGCAGACGACCGAGACGACCGAACGGAGCAAGAGCAATGA
- a CDS encoding SOS response-associated peptidase, which translates to MCGRFANDAKVDELIQEFVAQGNDYRDWRPQYSIAPTEVVPIVRERQNKETGEITRSIDPAVWNFHPSFMKEAKRPQFNTRIETVATNGLWKGAFASSRCLVPMHGYYEWTGEPGSKRAFFLHGPQPLLAAAGIYTARKVGDEWEVSTSIITREARDASGEVHDRMPVFLDREVWDDYLAPVKLDDAGKEQMVSLLNAESEKVAATITNYEVDRRVNNSRTVDPEDPALIEPLD; encoded by the coding sequence ATGTGCGGACGCTTCGCGAATGACGCCAAGGTCGATGAACTCATCCAGGAGTTCGTCGCACAGGGCAACGACTACCGCGACTGGAGGCCGCAGTACTCGATCGCACCCACCGAAGTGGTGCCGATCGTGCGTGAGCGGCAGAACAAGGAGACCGGCGAGATCACCCGGTCGATCGACCCGGCCGTGTGGAATTTCCATCCCTCCTTCATGAAAGAGGCGAAGCGGCCCCAGTTCAACACTCGCATCGAGACGGTCGCGACCAACGGCCTCTGGAAGGGCGCGTTCGCGTCCTCTCGCTGCCTCGTGCCGATGCACGGCTACTACGAGTGGACCGGCGAGCCGGGCAGCAAGCGGGCGTTCTTCCTGCACGGCCCCCAGCCGCTGCTCGCCGCGGCCGGCATCTACACCGCCCGCAAGGTCGGCGACGAGTGGGAGGTGTCGACGTCGATCATCACCCGTGAGGCTCGGGATGCCTCGGGCGAGGTGCACGACCGCATGCCGGTGTTCCTCGACCGCGAAGTCTGGGACGACTACCTGGCCCCGGTGAAGCTCGACGACGCCGGCAAGGAACAGATGGTCTCGCTGCTCAATGCGGAGTCCGAGAAGGTCGCCGCCACCATCACGAACTACGAGGTCGACCGTCGCGTCAACAACTCGCGCACCGTCGATCCCGAAGACCCGGCGCTCATCGAGCCGCTCGACTGA
- a CDS encoding YciE/YciF ferroxidase family protein: MVQQTLKSPNDLLHFQLRTAMTMENDSLAALGELQKAAKTAEIKQLFRHHADETKEQIANLQQVFRLLEFKESTAPSPSTKGISKQAASLIERSAPKLRDQVALSCALGNEHYEISAYQSLIVPTSSMGMSDVVSLLQANLDQEVHTSEELQKTLQKILA, from the coding sequence ATGGTCCAGCAGACGCTGAAGAGCCCCAACGACCTGCTCCACTTCCAGCTCCGTACCGCGATGACGATGGAGAACGATTCGCTCGCGGCGCTGGGTGAACTGCAGAAGGCGGCCAAGACCGCGGAGATCAAGCAGCTCTTCCGTCATCACGCCGACGAGACGAAGGAGCAGATCGCGAATCTGCAGCAGGTCTTCCGCCTCCTCGAGTTCAAGGAGTCGACGGCGCCGTCGCCCAGCACGAAGGGCATCTCCAAGCAAGCGGCGTCGCTCATCGAGCGCAGCGCGCCGAAGCTTCGCGACCAGGTCGCCCTCTCCTGTGCGCTCGGCAACGAGCACTACGAGATCTCGGCGTACCAGTCCCTCATCGTGCCGACGTCGTCGATGGGCATGAGCGACGTGGTGAGCCTGCTGCAGGCGAATCTCGACCAGGAAGTGCACACGAGCGAGGAACTGCAGAAGACGCTGCAGAAGATTCTCGCGTGA
- a CDS encoding ROK family transcriptional regulator: MTDRAGTFDGVHRRNLSKVLGLVHLEGPLSRARLTVSTGLNRSTVASLVAELVSLGLAVEQAPDPTNRVGRPSPVVAADSNVLAIAVNPEVDAITIAAVGIDGRIPVRERIEVERLPTPEETAALVASVRDRWSAGPLREGRFVGVGLAVPGLVRATDGLVRWAPHLQWTDVPLRTLVEDATGLPAAVANDASLGAIAEHLFGAGRGIDDLVYLNGGASGIGGGLIVHGMPVGGAGGYAGEFGQNRPGIAADGDRRAADGVLEDEVSRSRLLAVAGLEHADEPTLAAALSSAGTRPVDDELARQRRILATALSNAVNVLNPSLVVLGGFLATIAERDLGALERAVAAQALPAAAEDLAIRVAELGEDRLMIGAAEIAFAALLADPLAAA; encoded by the coding sequence GTGACAGACCGGGCGGGCACCTTCGACGGCGTCCACCGTCGAAACCTCTCGAAAGTGCTCGGTCTCGTGCACCTCGAAGGACCCCTGTCCCGCGCACGCCTGACGGTTTCGACCGGGCTCAACCGATCGACGGTCGCGTCACTCGTCGCCGAGCTCGTGTCGCTCGGCCTCGCCGTCGAGCAGGCGCCCGACCCCACGAACCGCGTCGGACGGCCCTCTCCCGTCGTCGCGGCCGATTCGAACGTGCTGGCCATCGCGGTGAACCCCGAGGTCGACGCGATCACGATCGCCGCCGTGGGCATCGACGGCCGCATTCCCGTGCGCGAGCGCATCGAGGTCGAGCGGCTGCCCACGCCCGAGGAGACCGCAGCGCTGGTGGCATCCGTTCGCGATCGCTGGTCCGCGGGCCCGCTGCGCGAAGGCCGGTTCGTCGGTGTCGGGCTCGCGGTCCCCGGGCTCGTGCGCGCGACCGACGGGCTCGTGCGCTGGGCGCCGCACCTCCAGTGGACGGATGTCCCGCTCCGAACCCTCGTCGAAGACGCCACGGGCCTCCCGGCCGCCGTCGCCAACGACGCGAGCCTCGGCGCGATCGCCGAGCACCTCTTCGGCGCAGGGCGCGGCATCGACGACCTCGTCTACCTCAACGGCGGCGCGAGCGGCATCGGCGGCGGCCTCATCGTGCACGGGATGCCTGTGGGCGGCGCCGGCGGCTACGCGGGCGAGTTCGGCCAGAACCGCCCGGGCATCGCGGCCGACGGCGACCGCCGCGCCGCCGACGGCGTGCTCGAAGACGAGGTCAGCCGCTCGCGTCTGCTCGCGGTGGCCGGCCTCGAGCACGCCGACGAGCCGACCCTTGCCGCCGCGCTCTCGTCGGCCGGCACCCGGCCGGTCGACGACGAGCTGGCACGCCAGCGGCGCATCCTCGCGACGGCGCTCAGCAACGCGGTCAACGTGCTGAACCCGTCGCTCGTCGTGCTCGGCGGATTCCTCGCCACGATCGCCGAGCGGGACCTGGGCGCGCTCGAGCGAGCGGTTGCCGCCCAGGCGCTCCCTGCTGCGGCAGAGGACCTCGCGATCCGCGTGGCCGAGCTCGGCGAAGACCGCCTCATGATCGGGGCGGCCGAGATCGCATTCGCTGCACTGCTCGCCGACCCGCTCGCCGCCGCCTGA
- a CDS encoding HAD family hydrolase — protein MHDDVDLRGIRGYLFDLDGVLTPTAVVHMHAWARLFRPFLEQHDAEPYTDDDYFAYIDGKPRYDGVRSLLESRGIVVPEGEVTDAPALDTVHGLGNRKNEAFNITLAEEGVTAYPASVAFLDAVERAGAKVAVVSSSKNAPAVLAAAGLADRFDVVVDGAVAARDGLPGKPEPDTFERAAELIGLPTMACAVVEDAESGVKAGAAGEFGIVIGVDRGVGRAALEELGADVIVDELDELIPAVQRAAGASDIEFPTNDATPTNDPSTTREEPE, from the coding sequence ATGCACGACGACGTCGACCTCCGCGGCATCCGCGGCTACCTCTTCGACCTCGACGGCGTGCTGACGCCGACCGCCGTCGTGCACATGCACGCGTGGGCGCGCCTGTTCAGGCCGTTCCTCGAGCAGCACGATGCCGAGCCGTACACCGACGACGACTACTTCGCCTACATCGACGGCAAGCCCCGCTACGACGGGGTGCGCAGCCTGCTCGAGAGCCGGGGCATCGTCGTGCCCGAGGGCGAGGTGACGGATGCCCCGGCGCTCGACACCGTGCACGGCCTCGGCAATCGCAAGAACGAGGCCTTCAACATCACGCTCGCCGAAGAGGGAGTGACGGCGTATCCCGCGAGCGTCGCGTTCCTCGACGCCGTCGAGCGGGCGGGCGCGAAGGTCGCCGTCGTCTCGAGCTCGAAGAACGCGCCGGCGGTGCTCGCCGCAGCTGGGCTCGCCGACCGCTTCGACGTGGTCGTCGACGGCGCGGTCGCGGCCCGCGACGGCCTGCCCGGAAAGCCCGAGCCCGACACGTTCGAGCGAGCCGCCGAGCTCATCGGCCTGCCGACCATGGCCTGCGCCGTCGTCGAAGACGCGGAGTCGGGCGTCAAGGCGGGAGCCGCAGGAGAGTTCGGTATCGTCATCGGGGTCGATCGCGGGGTCGGTCGCGCCGCCCTCGAAGAACTCGGCGCCGATGTCATCGTCGACGAGCTCGACGAGCTCATCCCGGCGGTGCAGCGCGCAGCCGGGGCATCCGATATCGAATTCCCCACGAACGACGCCACCCCCACCAACGACCCGAGCACCACCCGAGAGGAACCCGAATGA
- a CDS encoding dienelactone hydrolase family protein, translating to MADVLLLHHALGQTPSFHAFADELRAAGHNVVAPDAFDGRTFGDLDEGLAYAREIGFDQVRERGVRAADGLPDWLVYIGISMGAMAAQQLAQTRPGAAGAVLVSSAIPLGEFAETWPDAVPLQIHGTDADPFFVGEGDIEAAHELVAGADDAELFMYPGDSHLLVEVDPNPDDPNIRLVTDRVLEFLRRV from the coding sequence ATGGCTGACGTGTTGCTCCTTCACCATGCGCTGGGCCAGACGCCCTCGTTCCATGCCTTCGCCGACGAGTTGCGGGCCGCCGGCCACAACGTGGTGGCGCCCGACGCCTTCGACGGGCGCACCTTCGGCGACCTCGACGAGGGCCTCGCGTACGCGCGAGAGATCGGCTTCGACCAGGTGCGCGAGCGAGGCGTGCGTGCCGCCGACGGGCTGCCCGACTGGCTCGTGTACATCGGCATCTCGATGGGAGCGATGGCGGCGCAGCAGCTCGCGCAGACGCGGCCGGGCGCCGCGGGCGCCGTGCTCGTCAGCTCGGCCATTCCGCTCGGGGAGTTCGCCGAGACGTGGCCCGACGCGGTGCCCCTGCAGATCCACGGCACCGACGCCGACCCGTTCTTCGTGGGCGAGGGTGACATCGAGGCGGCGCACGAACTCGTTGCGGGGGCGGATGACGCGGAGCTGTTCATGTACCCGGGCGACTCGCACCTGCTCGTCGAGGTCGACCCGAACCCGGATGACCCGAACATCAGGCTGGTCACCGACCGAGTGCTCGAATTCCTGCGGCGAGTCTGA
- a CDS encoding GNAT family N-acetyltransferase produces MPITIDLLPEASAADDALVERLAGLVNSVYETSEAGLWVADARRTNERDLAELIRRGQVGAATTDGVIVGAVQVRQFDDTTGLFGMLVADPERRGEGIGRELVAFTERWARERGLTAMQLELLVPRAWSHPSKQFLQGWYERIGYRVVRTTSLDERYPELAPQLATECDLLIYRKDLPG; encoded by the coding sequence ATGCCCATCACGATCGACCTGCTGCCCGAGGCATCCGCCGCCGATGATGCTCTCGTCGAACGGCTCGCCGGTCTCGTGAACTCCGTGTACGAGACGAGCGAGGCGGGGCTCTGGGTCGCCGACGCCCGGCGAACGAACGAGCGCGACCTCGCTGAGCTCATCCGACGCGGTCAGGTCGGTGCGGCGACCACTGACGGGGTCATCGTCGGTGCCGTGCAGGTCAGGCAATTCGACGACACGACGGGACTCTTCGGGATGCTCGTGGCTGATCCCGAACGGCGAGGCGAAGGCATCGGCCGCGAGCTCGTCGCGTTCACCGAGCGCTGGGCACGGGAACGAGGACTGACGGCGATGCAGCTCGAGCTGCTCGTGCCGCGAGCGTGGTCGCATCCGTCGAAGCAGTTCCTGCAGGGCTGGTACGAACGCATCGGCTACCGCGTCGTGCGCACGACCAGCCTCGACGAGCGGTATCCCGAGCTGGCGCCCCAGTTGGCCACCGAGTGCGACCTCCTCATCTACCGCAAGGATCTCCCGGGGTAG